One Natrinema longum genomic window carries:
- a CDS encoding Nramp family divalent metal transporter, producing MAGEGATDVSNADLEYPERDWRGFFREHFGPSMLWALISIGGSHIVLAPTLGGTFGLVAIWMFGLIYAAKYGAWELGIRYNYGVGANPIEAYDQLPGPKNWALWVTILVFTGMYTFITASVGMSTAAFVAALTPEWFTATIAYVVFVGGAGLLVVVSRYSLLETALIAFTIALGLLVLLGVIVGPPSGDVVLGTAFAVPDLTGPVFIGLFAAAAGFAPTGFSTSILIGSWSMAKGDGASELEERDLDPEDPKHHDYIRAWIRTGRRDFNIGYLFSFLLIVAMVVLASNVLYPEPPTDANLAVAIGSILSDSFGEWSYYAMLLGGFAALYSTVITLLDGAARATGDILPMALENDDIDSERVRKLVVVGVVAVSSAMVIALGEVPVTLLLYVAAVLAVTEIFFYPANWYVVEKNLPEPFRPSRAWHAYYVVSLLLVLVFGAMGAAVRLGFLG from the coding sequence ATGGCCGGTGAGGGGGCCACGGACGTTTCCAACGCGGACCTCGAGTATCCGGAACGGGACTGGCGCGGCTTCTTCAGGGAACACTTCGGTCCGTCGATGCTGTGGGCGCTGATCAGCATCGGCGGGAGCCACATCGTGCTCGCGCCCACCCTCGGCGGAACGTTCGGGCTCGTCGCGATCTGGATGTTCGGGCTCATCTACGCCGCGAAGTACGGGGCCTGGGAGCTCGGCATTCGGTACAACTACGGCGTCGGCGCGAACCCGATCGAAGCCTACGACCAGCTCCCCGGTCCCAAGAACTGGGCCCTCTGGGTGACGATCCTCGTGTTCACCGGGATGTACACGTTCATCACGGCCAGCGTCGGGATGAGCACGGCGGCGTTCGTCGCCGCACTGACCCCCGAGTGGTTCACCGCAACCATCGCGTACGTCGTCTTCGTCGGCGGCGCGGGGCTACTCGTCGTCGTGTCGCGGTACAGCCTGCTCGAGACGGCCCTGATCGCCTTCACCATCGCGTTGGGTCTCCTCGTCTTGCTCGGCGTGATCGTCGGCCCGCCGTCGGGCGACGTCGTCCTCGGGACGGCCTTTGCGGTGCCCGATCTGACCGGTCCGGTCTTTATCGGACTGTTCGCCGCCGCCGCCGGCTTCGCGCCGACCGGCTTCAGCACGAGCATCCTGATCGGTAGTTGGAGCATGGCGAAAGGCGACGGCGCGAGCGAACTCGAGGAGCGAGACCTCGATCCCGAGGACCCGAAACACCACGACTACATCCGGGCGTGGATCCGGACCGGTCGGCGCGACTTCAACATCGGCTACCTGTTCAGCTTCCTGCTGATCGTCGCGATGGTGGTTCTGGCGTCGAACGTTCTTTATCCGGAACCGCCGACGGACGCGAACCTCGCGGTCGCGATCGGCTCGATCCTCAGCGACTCGTTCGGCGAGTGGTCGTACTACGCCATGCTGCTGGGCGGGTTCGCCGCGCTGTATTCGACGGTCATCACGCTGCTCGACGGCGCAGCCCGCGCCACCGGTGACATCCTGCCGATGGCCCTCGAGAACGACGACATCGACAGCGAACGGGTGCGGAAGCTGGTCGTCGTCGGCGTCGTCGCCGTCAGCAGCGCGATGGTCATCGCGCTCGGCGAGGTCCCGGTGACGCTGTTGCTCTACGTCGCCGCGGTGTTGGCAGTCACCGAGATCTTCTTCTATCCGGCCAACTGGTACGTCGTCGAGAAGAACCTGCCCGAACCGTTCCGCCCCTCGCGGGCCTGGCACGCGTACTACGTCGTCAGCCTGCTCCTGGTGTTGGTCTTCGGGGCCATGGGAGCGGCGGTTCGACTCGGGTTCCTCGGCTAA
- a CDS encoding zinc ribbon domain-containing protein, with translation MHYCPNCGVPIDRPSGRLRSASVPKSRSASERRLRTNTSRDAARTTGRDATEASDRDRLERRIAAASRDGWRLERDFGDHAVLVRRTFGGVADHLLIALLTVWWTMGVGNVLYGAYRYVDGAERTVLRAEPVGRDEPDDVTTDSNLLPRASAAFAWLLAGLTVALGVQLGPSAVGLVLFALALALAVAGTIVLPSVSRRLEARHSVLTNGRTHTVDERTVAAPEEPCAACAGPVDCGLERSYRSEVCVLGVPVTATGGRNYYCRQCANAESTATGASDRTAVAEPRVDDSPTDSNPDRESDPDRV, from the coding sequence ATGCACTACTGTCCGAACTGTGGCGTGCCGATCGACCGCCCGAGCGGACGTTTGCGGTCGGCTTCGGTACCGAAATCGCGGTCGGCTTCCGAGAGGCGACTGCGAACGAACACGAGTCGCGACGCAGCGAGGACGACCGGCCGCGACGCGACCGAGGCGTCGGATCGCGACCGACTCGAGCGCCGAATCGCCGCCGCCTCGCGGGACGGTTGGCGACTCGAGCGCGACTTCGGCGATCACGCGGTGTTGGTCCGACGAACGTTCGGGGGCGTAGCCGATCACCTGTTGATCGCGCTGCTCACCGTCTGGTGGACGATGGGGGTCGGGAACGTCCTCTACGGCGCGTACCGATACGTCGACGGTGCCGAGCGGACGGTCCTGCGAGCGGAGCCGGTCGGCAGGGACGAACCCGACGACGTCACGACCGACTCGAACCTGCTTCCGCGGGCATCCGCAGCCTTCGCGTGGCTGCTGGCGGGGCTAACCGTCGCGCTCGGCGTCCAACTGGGACCGTCAGCTGTGGGGCTCGTCCTGTTCGCGCTCGCCCTCGCCCTCGCAGTTGCGGGGACGATCGTCCTCCCCTCTGTCAGTCGCCGTCTCGAGGCTCGCCACTCGGTGCTGACGAACGGACGGACCCACACGGTCGACGAACGAACCGTCGCCGCTCCCGAGGAACCGTGTGCCGCGTGTGCCGGCCCCGTCGACTGCGGGCTCGAGCGGAGCTACCGCTCGGAGGTATGCGTGCTCGGCGTGCCGGTGACCGCCACCGGCGGCCGCAACTACTACTGCCGGCAGTGTGCGAACGCGGAGTCGACCGCGACCGGCGCGAGCGATCGCACAGCGGTCGCGGAACCGCGGGTGGACGACTCGCCGACGGATTCGAACCCGGACCGAGAATCGGACCCGGACCGGGTCTGA
- a CDS encoding DNA topoisomerase IV subunit A, translating into MSADDNQQAREQLIDLAAQFYDQFELGEIPHMSVPTRTKNNIEYDEEMDVWVYGDRESTRSANSVRGARKLLKAVYTIEFLADQLEEDRSSTLRELYYLSESWDNDEAQFNDQDESNSMVEDLEIVSGVTREDFHMRPEESGATLMGPLHLREQTRRGEREIHCQEDVGEGGYQIPNNPDTIEFLDCDADFILAVETGGMRDRLVENGFDEEYDALIVHLKGQPARATRRITKRLHDELGLPVTVFTDGDPWSYRIYGSVAYGSIKSAHLSEYLATPEADFIGIQPADIVEYELPTDPLSDSDINALESELEDPRFQTDYWEEQIELQLDLGKKSEQQSLASHGLDFVTDTYLPERLDDMGVL; encoded by the coding sequence ATGAGCGCAGACGACAACCAGCAGGCACGAGAACAGTTGATCGATCTCGCGGCGCAGTTCTACGACCAGTTCGAACTGGGCGAGATCCCCCACATGTCCGTGCCGACGCGGACGAAGAACAACATCGAGTACGACGAGGAGATGGACGTCTGGGTCTACGGCGACCGCGAGTCGACCCGGTCGGCCAACTCCGTCCGCGGCGCACGAAAACTCCTGAAGGCGGTCTACACGATCGAGTTCCTCGCCGACCAACTCGAGGAGGACCGTTCCTCGACCCTGCGTGAACTCTACTACCTCTCGGAGAGCTGGGACAACGACGAGGCCCAGTTCAACGACCAGGACGAGTCCAACAGCATGGTCGAGGACCTCGAAATCGTCTCGGGTGTCACCCGCGAGGACTTCCACATGCGCCCCGAGGAGTCCGGAGCCACCCTCATGGGGCCGCTGCATCTCCGCGAACAGACCCGACGCGGCGAACGGGAGATCCACTGTCAGGAGGACGTCGGCGAGGGCGGCTACCAGATCCCGAACAATCCGGACACGATCGAGTTTCTGGACTGTGACGCCGACTTCATTCTCGCCGTCGAAACCGGTGGCATGCGCGACCGGCTCGTCGAGAACGGCTTCGACGAGGAGTACGACGCCCTGATCGTCCACCTCAAGGGCCAACCCGCGCGGGCGACCCGCCGGATCACCAAGCGTCTGCACGACGAACTCGGGCTTCCGGTCACGGTCTTTACCGACGGCGACCCGTGGTCGTACCGCATCTACGGCTCCGTCGCCTACGGCTCGATCAAGTCCGCCCACCTCTCGGAGTACCTCGCGACCCCCGAAGCGGACTTCATCGGCATCCAGCCCGCCGACATCGTCGAGTACGAACTGCCGACCGACCCCCTCTCGGATTCGGACATCAACGCCCTGGAGAGCGAACTCGAGGACCCGCGATTCCAGACCGACTACTGGGAGGAACAGATCGAACTGCAACTCGATCTCGGGAAGAAATCCGAACAGCAGTCGCTGGCGTCTCACGGACTGGACTTCGTGACGGATACCTATCTGCCCGAGCGACTGGACGACATGGGCGTCCTCTGA
- a CDS encoding DNA topoisomerase VI subunit B — protein MTSFQSTLGEEEGIAEELAASQQSISIAEFFEKNKHMLGFDSGARGLVTAVKEAVDNALDAAEESGILPDIYVEIQEAGDYYRLIVEDNGPGLTKESLPKVFGKLLYGSRFHAREQSRGQQGIGISAAVLYAQLTSGKPAKITSRTQGSSEAEYFELIVDTDDNEPEISVEETTTWDRPHGTRIELEMEANMRARQQLHDYIKHTAVVNPHARLELREPQEHFKFERATDQLPAETEEIRPHPHGVELGTVMKMLAATDSQTVSGFVQEEFTRVGKKTADSIIDAFRDRHYGREMRWRPPATHEDVDLEAAVADATANKGPEATAAFAEAIADGVDDHDRIAYHELIETVESAAEAVEDNHGTTFGDTVRENAVEAVWFELIDAGNGDAEPAESDDPEGDGDSRLVADLYELADDATSTRKDDEIITAFADRLAAKFEDELESDDESDGNVRHRLTHRRLRDHVDRVADLTEEYDDVSFGETARENVTEAIWDVMATVPDDPPLVRELDGDRDATSNLVDAMRATDIMAPPTRCLAPISEDLITAGLEKEFDADFYASATRDAGVSGGDPFIVEAGIAYGGELPAEGTAEVMRFANRVPLVYQRGACATTDVVKSIGWRNYGLDQPGGSGLPNGPVVIMVHVASTNVPFTSESKDAVANVPEIEDEIELAVREAARELKSYLNKRRSMQQRRKKQNVLGKILPEMATKVAEVTDREEPDIDDAIARIMNNVLVERTVEANGDGKAVSVVVENNSSTNESLEITDIVSAEPTSLSDGASVVEMDGEWFVKWEPDVGSDDEAALEYEVSDDATFDLDVKGVESEKLTVNQ, from the coding sequence ATGACGTCGTTCCAGTCGACACTCGGTGAGGAGGAGGGGATCGCCGAGGAGTTGGCAGCGAGCCAGCAGTCGATCTCCATCGCCGAGTTCTTCGAGAAGAACAAGCACATGCTCGGCTTCGACAGCGGCGCTCGAGGCCTCGTCACGGCCGTCAAGGAGGCCGTCGACAACGCCTTGGACGCCGCCGAGGAGTCGGGCATTCTCCCGGATATCTACGTCGAAATTCAGGAAGCCGGCGACTACTACCGCCTGATCGTCGAGGATAACGGCCCGGGATTGACCAAGGAATCGCTCCCGAAGGTTTTCGGGAAACTACTCTACGGCTCTCGCTTTCACGCACGCGAACAGTCCCGCGGTCAGCAGGGGATCGGTATCTCTGCCGCCGTTCTCTACGCCCAGCTGACCAGCGGGAAACCCGCCAAGATCACGAGCCGAACGCAGGGCTCGAGCGAGGCCGAATACTTCGAGCTCATCGTCGATACGGACGACAACGAGCCCGAGATCAGCGTCGAGGAGACGACCACCTGGGATCGGCCCCACGGGACGCGCATCGAACTCGAGATGGAGGCGAACATGCGCGCCCGCCAGCAGCTCCACGACTACATCAAGCACACGGCGGTCGTCAACCCCCACGCCCGCCTCGAGTTGCGCGAACCACAGGAGCACTTCAAGTTCGAACGCGCGACCGACCAGCTCCCAGCGGAGACCGAGGAGATCCGCCCCCATCCCCACGGCGTCGAACTCGGCACCGTGATGAAGATGCTGGCGGCGACGGACTCCCAGACGGTGTCGGGATTCGTACAGGAGGAGTTCACCCGCGTCGGGAAGAAGACCGCCGACTCGATCATCGACGCGTTCCGCGATCGCCACTACGGACGGGAGATGCGCTGGCGGCCGCCGGCCACACACGAGGACGTGGATCTCGAGGCCGCCGTCGCCGACGCCACCGCGAACAAGGGCCCCGAGGCGACGGCCGCGTTCGCCGAAGCCATCGCCGACGGGGTCGACGATCACGACCGTATCGCCTACCACGAACTGATCGAGACGGTCGAATCGGCCGCCGAGGCGGTCGAGGACAACCACGGAACGACGTTCGGCGACACCGTCCGCGAAAACGCCGTCGAGGCCGTCTGGTTCGAACTGATCGACGCCGGCAACGGAGACGCGGAACCGGCGGAGAGCGACGATCCCGAGGGAGACGGCGACTCTCGGCTGGTCGCCGATCTCTACGAGCTCGCGGACGATGCGACGAGTACCCGCAAGGACGACGAAATCATCACGGCCTTCGCGGACCGGCTCGCCGCCAAGTTCGAGGACGAACTCGAGAGCGACGACGAGAGCGACGGGAACGTCCGTCACCGGCTCACCCACCGGCGACTTCGGGACCACGTCGATCGGGTCGCCGACCTCACCGAGGAGTACGACGACGTCTCCTTCGGCGAGACAGCCCGCGAGAACGTCACCGAAGCGATCTGGGACGTGATGGCAACCGTCCCCGACGACCCGCCGCTCGTCCGTGAACTCGACGGCGACCGCGACGCCACCAGCAACCTCGTCGACGCCATGCGCGCGACCGACATCATGGCACCGCCGACGCGGTGTCTCGCACCCATCTCCGAGGACCTGATCACCGCCGGCCTCGAGAAGGAGTTCGACGCCGACTTCTACGCCTCGGCGACACGGGACGCCGGCGTCTCCGGGGGCGATCCGTTCATCGTCGAGGCAGGGATCGCCTACGGCGGCGAGTTGCCGGCCGAGGGAACCGCCGAGGTCATGCGCTTTGCCAACCGGGTCCCGCTGGTCTACCAGCGGGGTGCCTGTGCGACGACCGACGTCGTCAAATCGATCGGCTGGCGCAATTACGGGCTCGACCAGCCGGGCGGCTCCGGGCTCCCGAACGGGCCGGTCGTGATCATGGTCCACGTCGCCTCGACGAACGTCCCCTTCACGAGCGAATCGAAAGACGCGGTCGCCAACGTCCCCGAGATCGAAGACGAGATCGAACTCGCGGTCCGGGAAGCGGCTCGGGAACTCAAGAGCTACCTCAACAAGCGCCGCTCGATGCAACAGCGCCGGAAGAAACAGAACGTCCTCGGGAAGATCCTCCCGGAGATGGCCACGAAGGTCGCCGAGGTCACCGACCGCGAGGAACCCGACATCGACGACGCGATCGCCCGCATCATGAACAACGTCCTCGTCGAGCGAACCGTCGAGGCAAACGGCGACGGAAAAGCGGTCTCCGTCGTCGTCGAGAACAACTCGAGTACGAACGAATCACTGGAGATCACTGACATCGTCTCGGCCGAGCCGACGAGCCTCTCGGATGGCGCGTCCGTCGTCGAGATGGACGGCGAGTGGTTCGTCAAGTGGGAACCCGACGTCGGAAGCGACGACGAGGCGGCCCTCGAGTACGAGGTATCCGACGACGCGACGTTCGATCTGGACGTCAAAGGCGTCGAGAGCGAGAAACTGACTGTAAACCAATGA
- a CDS encoding DsrE family protein — protein sequence MTNAAIIILAGTESHSDTGRLVNGLEAAKEFADDPEADLELIFDGAGTQWIPELEDEDHDYHELYQSVSDDAAACDFCAGAFGVDEAIDDAGVVTVDDNDGHPSIRSLVGDDYEVITF from the coding sequence ATGACGAACGCAGCGATTATTATTCTGGCAGGAACCGAGTCCCACAGCGACACCGGCCGTCTCGTAAACGGCCTCGAAGCGGCCAAGGAGTTCGCCGACGATCCCGAGGCCGACCTCGAACTCATCTTCGACGGTGCTGGGACCCAATGGATCCCGGAACTGGAGGACGAGGACCACGACTATCACGAACTCTACCAGTCTGTCAGCGACGATGCCGCGGCCTGTGACTTCTGTGCTGGTGCGTTCGGCGTCGACGAAGCGATCGACGATGCCGGCGTCGTCACCGTCGACGACAACGACGGCCACCCGAGCATCCGCTCGCTGGTGGGCGACGACTACGAGGTTATTACCTTCTGA
- a CDS encoding dihydrolipoyl dehydrogenase — protein sequence MEEYDVLVIGSGSGLDVANAAANQGQSVAIVEKGRLGGTCLNRGCIPSKKLLYHADVMETIERADEFKIDATVTDVDFAEIVREVTEDVHGSSDSIRRGLSSSDRHDLYQAEGRFVDERTLELAGGDHDGERLAAETVLVAAGTRPAIPPIDGIETVDYLTSTEALQLQAPPDHLVIVGGGYIAAELGQFFGTFGSDVSIIGRRPTLLPDADEEVAAAFTERYADRFDVYTGYEATAVSESDGSITVEARPYTYSDGGDANSDDPVSVTGDELLVAAGRVPNTDTLNPEAAGIETDAAGFVETDEYLRTTADGVWALGDIVGEYLLKHNANHEARTVTRNLFRDDLEPVDYSAMPFAVFASPEVAGVGLTEQELRAADREYATRTYRYEETARGSAMNAEGFVKPIIDLEGEILGCHIIGPEASDLIQEVVVAMTAGSGTVQDIRQSVHIHPALSEVVHRAFSGRFTRGDGHDHSHSH from the coding sequence ATGGAGGAGTACGACGTTCTGGTCATCGGCTCCGGATCGGGGCTCGACGTGGCGAACGCGGCGGCGAATCAGGGCCAATCGGTCGCGATCGTCGAGAAGGGGCGACTCGGCGGCACCTGTCTCAATCGGGGCTGTATTCCATCGAAGAAACTGCTGTACCACGCCGACGTCATGGAGACGATCGAGCGCGCAGACGAGTTCAAGATCGACGCGACGGTCACCGACGTCGACTTCGCCGAGATCGTCCGGGAGGTAACCGAGGACGTCCACGGGAGTTCGGACTCGATCCGGCGCGGTCTCAGTTCCTCGGACCGCCACGACCTCTACCAGGCGGAGGGGCGATTCGTCGACGAACGCACGCTCGAGCTAGCCGGCGGGGACCACGACGGCGAGCGCCTCGCTGCCGAGACGGTCCTCGTCGCGGCGGGGACCCGTCCCGCGATTCCGCCGATCGACGGCATCGAGACCGTCGACTATCTCACCAGCACGGAAGCACTGCAGTTGCAGGCCCCACCGGACCACCTCGTCATCGTCGGCGGTGGCTACATCGCCGCCGAACTGGGTCAGTTCTTCGGGACGTTCGGCAGCGACGTGTCGATCATCGGTCGGCGACCGACCCTGCTCCCCGACGCCGACGAGGAGGTGGCCGCCGCGTTCACCGAGCGCTACGCCGACCGGTTCGACGTCTACACCGGCTACGAGGCCACCGCAGTATCGGAATCGGACGGATCGATCACCGTCGAGGCACGCCCCTACACGTACTCCGACGGGGGCGACGCGAACTCGGACGATCCGGTCTCGGTCACCGGCGACGAGCTACTCGTCGCGGCCGGTCGGGTTCCAAACACCGATACGCTGAACCCCGAAGCCGCCGGTATCGAAACCGACGCGGCCGGGTTCGTCGAGACCGACGAGTACCTGCGGACGACCGCCGACGGCGTCTGGGCGCTGGGCGACATCGTCGGCGAGTACCTGCTGAAACACAACGCCAACCACGAGGCGCGGACCGTGACGCGGAACCTCTTTCGCGACGACCTCGAGCCGGTCGACTACTCGGCGATGCCCTTCGCCGTCTTCGCCTCCCCGGAGGTCGCCGGCGTCGGACTCACGGAACAGGAACTGCGAGCCGCCGACCGCGAGTACGCCACACGAACCTACCGCTACGAGGAGACGGCTCGCGGAAGTGCCATGAACGCCGAGGGGTTCGTCAAACCGATCATCGACCTCGAGGGCGAGATTCTGGGCTGTCACATCATCGGCCCCGAGGCCTCGGATCTGATTCAGGAGGTCGTCGTCGCGATGACGGCTGGCTCCGGAACGGTCCAGGACATCCGCCAGTCGGTCCACATCCATCCCGCCCTCTCGGAAGTCGTCCACCGAGCCTTTTCCGGACGGTTCACGCGCGGTGACGGGCACGATCACAGCCACAGTCACTGA
- a CDS encoding potassium channel family protein, whose amino-acid sequence MNPFYLVAGIAILVAAIVDIIWTTLWVDGGSGPISGRLTTAVWHGLRIGSGDRDRVLSIAGPLILILTLAMWIGLIWLGWTLVFASYPASLISTRTGAVADWSGRFYYVAYTMFTDGNGDYSPLGDVWEIASSFTTATGMAFVTLGVSYILTVLGAVSDKRSFASTVTGLGERSESLVRTGWTGEDFEGLDLALESLASELSLLAEQHKSYPILHYYHSERADRASAVAVPIFDEALMLLRYGVPDEHSPDPAVVESGRSSAQSYLETLDTAFIEPAPSVPRAPDLERLRDDDIPTVSDDAFAEALADLTDRRRRLLAVVEADAWEWPPVEE is encoded by the coding sequence ATGAATCCGTTCTATCTCGTCGCCGGGATCGCCATCCTCGTCGCTGCGATCGTCGACATCATCTGGACGACCCTCTGGGTCGACGGGGGTTCCGGACCGATTTCCGGCCGGCTCACGACCGCCGTCTGGCACGGACTCCGGATTGGAAGCGGTGACCGCGACAGGGTACTCAGTATCGCCGGGCCGCTCATTCTCATCCTCACCCTCGCGATGTGGATCGGCCTCATCTGGCTCGGGTGGACGCTCGTCTTCGCCAGCTATCCGGCCTCGCTCATCAGTACGCGCACCGGCGCAGTCGCCGACTGGTCGGGGCGGTTCTACTACGTCGCGTACACGATGTTTACCGACGGTAACGGCGATTATAGCCCCCTCGGCGACGTCTGGGAGATCGCCAGTTCGTTCACGACGGCTACCGGAATGGCGTTCGTCACGCTCGGTGTCTCCTACATCCTCACCGTCCTCGGAGCGGTCTCGGATAAGCGTTCCTTTGCCAGCACCGTCACGGGACTGGGAGAGCGAAGCGAATCGCTCGTCCGAACGGGGTGGACCGGCGAGGACTTCGAGGGACTGGACCTCGCCCTCGAGTCGCTCGCGTCGGAGTTGAGCCTGCTCGCCGAACAGCACAAATCCTATCCGATCTTGCACTACTACCACAGCGAACGGGCCGATCGAGCCTCGGCCGTCGCGGTGCCCATCTTCGACGAGGCGCTCATGCTCCTTCGATACGGTGTTCCGGACGAGCACAGCCCCGATCCTGCGGTCGTCGAGTCCGGCCGCTCGAGTGCACAAAGTTACCTCGAGACGCTCGATACGGCGTTCATCGAACCCGCGCCGTCCGTTCCGCGAGCCCCGGACCTCGAGCGCTTGCGCGACGACGATATCCCGACCGTCTCGGACGACGCGTTCGCCGAGGCCCTCGCGGACCTGACCGACCGACGACGGCGACTGCTCGCCGTGGTCGAAGCCGACGCGTGGGAGTGGCCCCCCGTCGAGGAGTGA
- a CDS encoding universal stress protein — protein MVPRVLVPFDDSKPAADALEYAFDLFPDGDIVVLTVVDTTSLPFVPNAADDARSSDDARTFLGEATDHRNAAETIADEHGTAVETRTRIGIPAQEILEYIERNPVDHVVIGSHGRSGVVRILLGSVAEVVVRHSPVPVTVVR, from the coding sequence ATGGTTCCACGGGTCCTCGTTCCGTTCGACGATTCGAAGCCCGCCGCCGACGCCCTCGAGTACGCATTCGACCTGTTTCCCGACGGCGACATCGTCGTTCTGACTGTCGTCGATACGACTTCGCTGCCGTTCGTTCCGAACGCTGCGGACGATGCCAGATCGAGCGACGACGCCCGAACGTTTCTCGGCGAAGCCACTGATCACCGAAACGCGGCCGAGACCATCGCGGACGAGCACGGAACGGCGGTCGAAACGCGGACTCGCATAGGGATCCCGGCCCAGGAAATTCTCGAGTACATCGAACGGAATCCCGTCGATCACGTCGTCATCGGTAGTCACGGTCGATCGGGCGTCGTGCGGATCCTGCTCGGCAGCGTCGCGGAAGTCGTCGTCCGCCACTCGCCGGTACCGGTTACCGTGGTTCGGTGA
- a CDS encoding sulfite exporter TauE/SafE family protein, producing the protein MFELPFQLSLVLLLVSIAFFSGIGITTIGPGGIFVTIALYSLTPLTSSQVAGTAHATFIVTGLVGSAAYVYSGEMDTGEGRAIAIILSATSVFGALVGAYVNSFVSRSLFGLLLGGVAMAVGGIVLYRERRGFRPSYDLEPLTRSGRIVLGALGFVLGVCSGLLGIGGPVLAVPALVLVGVPMLLAVAAAQVQSIFIATFAASGYFLQGNVSVPLAVVIGTPLLLGVVIGWRVAHTIDPERLKVVLGVVLLGVGPYLAL; encoded by the coding sequence ATGTTCGAACTGCCCTTCCAACTCTCACTGGTGCTGTTGCTCGTTTCGATCGCCTTCTTCTCGGGCATCGGAATCACGACCATCGGTCCCGGCGGTATCTTCGTGACGATCGCCCTCTACTCGCTGACGCCGCTGACCTCGAGTCAGGTCGCCGGAACCGCTCACGCGACGTTCATCGTCACCGGTCTCGTCGGGAGCGCCGCCTACGTCTACTCCGGCGAGATGGACACCGGGGAGGGCCGTGCCATCGCGATCATCCTCAGCGCGACGAGCGTCTTCGGCGCGCTCGTCGGCGCGTACGTGAACTCCTTCGTTTCGCGCTCCCTGTTCGGACTCCTGCTCGGCGGCGTCGCGATGGCCGTCGGCGGCATCGTTCTCTACCGCGAGCGTCGGGGCTTTCGACCGAGCTACGACCTCGAACCGCTGACTCGGTCCGGCCGGATCGTTCTGGGAGCGCTGGGGTTCGTCCTCGGAGTCTGTAGCGGCCTGCTCGGGATCGGTGGCCCGGTGCTGGCCGTCCCCGCCCTAGTGCTCGTCGGGGTGCCGATGCTGCTCGCCGTCGCCGCGGCACAGGTCCAGTCGATCTTCATCGCGACGTTCGCGGCGTCGGGCTACTTCCTGCAGGGGAACGTCTCCGTTCCGCTCGCGGTCGTCATCGGTACGCCGCTCCTGCTTGGCGTCGTCATCGGCTGGCGGGTCGCCCACACCATCGACCCAGAGCGACTGAAAGTCGTTCTCGGGGTCGTCCTGCTGGGCGTCGGCCCTTATCTCGCCCTCTGA